The sequence CGGTTTGCTCGCCGGCTTGGACATCCCGACCAGCGGACGGGTTTCATTGGCAGGGGTGGATCTGGGCACCCTCGACGAGGATGGCCGTGCTGCGTTGCGTGCCGAGAGGGTCGGTTTTGTCTTTCAGTCCTTCCAGCTGCTGGCCGGACTTACGGCGTTGGAGAACGTCATGCTGCCCCTCGAACTTGCCGGACGCCCGGCCGCCACAACGACGGCACGAACCATCCTCGATCGGGTCGGACTGGGTGCACGGACCGATCACTACCCCCAGCAGCTCTCGGGCGGTGAGCAGCAGCGCGTGGCCATTGCCCGCGCCTTTGTCACCGAGCCGCAACTGCTGTTCGCCGACGAGCCCACCGGCAATCTGGATCGAGCCACCGGCGAGACGGTGATCGAGCTGCTCTTTTCGTTGAACCGCGAACATGGCACCACCCTGGTGTTGGTGACCCATGACACGGCCCTGACCCATTTCTGCGACCGCACCCTTGAACTGATCGATGGGCGTTTCGCATCGGAGGCCGCATGCGCCAACTGATTTCAGCGCCCTTCGGCAAGGTTGGCCGTCTGGGCCTGCAGGCGTTGCGCCGCGAGTGGCGCGCCGGCGAGGTGCGGGTTCTCGCCCTTGCCCTGGTGGTGGCGGTGGGTGCGGTCAGTTCGGTGGGCTTCTTTACCGATCGGGTCGAAAAGGCCCTGGCACAACGTGCCGTCGCGCTGCTGGCAGCCGACCGGGTGGTGCTCAGCAGAGCACCGATCGATACCGCTTGGATCGACGAGGCGCGGCGGCGTGGCCTGCGCACCGAGCAGGTCATGGAGTTTCGCAGCGTGGTGATGGGTGCCGCTCGACCGCAGCTTGCCGAGATCAAGGCCGTCGGCCCGGACTATCCGCTGCGCGGCACGCTGCGCGCCAGCGACGCCCCCTACACCGCCGATGTGCCGACGCAGAGTCCCCCTGAGCGCGGCACGCTGTGGAGTGAGGCGCGCATGCTGGGGCTGCTCGATGTGGCCATGGGGGATACCGTCGGGGTGGGCGAATCGGCATTGCGCGTGAGCCGCATCCTGGCCTATGAACCCGACCGGGCCACCGGCTTTTTCGGCATCGCACCGCGGGTGATGATGCGCATCGAGGATGTGGCGGCAACGGAGCTGATCCAGCCCGGCAGCCGGGCGCGTTATCGGCTGCTGCTCGCCGGATCGGAACCGGAGTTGGAAGGTTACCGCCGTTGGCTGGAGCCGCGTCTCGCCGACGGTCAGCGGTTCGAGGCGGTCAGTGAAGCGCGCCCGCAGCTGCAGACCGCCCTCGATCGGGCCGGCAAGTTTCTCGGTCTGGCGGCACTCGTCAGCGTTCTGCTCTGCGGGGTGGCGGTGGCCGCCGCGGCACGCCGCCACGCCGAGCGTCAGTCCGACACCGCCGCCGTGTTGCGCTGTCTGGGAGCGGCGCAACGCACGGTACTCGGCATCTATGCCGTGAAACTGGCGGGACTGGGGGTGCTGGCCAGCGCCGTCGGCTGTTTGCTCGGTTACCTTGGCCAGGCCGGCATCGCCGGCATCCTCGGGGATCTGCTGGGAGGTGATCTGCCCGCCCCTTCGTGGCGTCCGGTGGGCTTCGGTATGGCTGTCGGACTGGTGACGCTGGCGGGCTTTGGATTGCCGCCGATAGTCCGCTTGCGCCAAGTCCCCCCCCTGCGGGTATTGCGGCGTGATCTGGGGGCGCCACCGCTTTCGGCCCTGGGGCTCTACGGACTCGGTGCCCTGGCCCTCGCCGGATTGATGCTGTGGATCTCGCGCGATCCACCGCTCACGATCTGGCTGCTGGCCGGTACCGCGGGGACCTTGCTGCTGCTGGGCGGCGGTGCATGGTTGCTGGTGCGGTTGCTGGCCCCGCTGCGCAAGCGCGTGGGGGTGGCGCTGCGGTTTGGTCTGGCGGGGATCGCGCGGCGTCCCGCCGACAGCGTGGTGCAGGTGATGGCCTTCGGTGTCGGCATCATGGCACTACTCCTGCTCTCGGTGGTGCGCAACGATCTCCTGGATGTGTGGCAGCAACGGGTACCGCCTGAGGCGCCCAATCATTTCCTGATCAACATTCCCCCTAGCCAGGTGGGTGCGGTAACCGAGTGGTTTGGCGAGCAGGGCATCGTCGGCGTATCCCTCCATGCCATGAGCCACGCCCGGCTGGACAGCATCAACGGCGCTGACGCTGGTGCGTGGCAGGGGCTCAATGAGCACGGCCGGCACTGGCTGCAACAGGGGTTCAATCTTTCGTGGGCCGAGCAGCCGCAGCAGGACAACCGCATCATCAGCGGTCGCTGGTGGCGGGGGGATGAGCTGACGCAATCGTTGCTCTCGGTCGAGCAGCGCATGGCGGAAAACCTTGGCATCGGTCTGGGTGATCGCCTCGTTTTCCGCGTCGCCGATCAGCCGGTGGAACTGACCGTCGCCAACATCCGCTCGGTGGAGTGGGACAACTTTCGCGTCAACTTCTTCCTGGTGACCACCCCGAGCGCGCTGGCCGATCTACCGGCCACCTACGTTACCAGCGTCTATCTGCCGCCGGATCGCAAAGGCGTGCTGACCGATCTGGTGCGCAACTTTCCGAGCATCACGGTGTTCGACGTCGAAGCGATCCTCAATCAGGTGCGCAGCGTGATCGGGCAGGTGGTCAAGGCGGTGGAGTTTGTTTTCCTCTTCACTCTCGTTGCCGGCGTGGTGGTGCTCTATGCGGCGCTGCAATCGAGTCTGGAAGAGCGCCTGCAGGAGGGCGCCGTGTTGCGTGCGCTCGGTGCCAAGCGCGGCCAGTTACGGCTCGGTCTGTTGGGCGAGTATGTGACCCTGGGATTGCTGGCCGGTTTGCTGGCGGCCTTTGCCGCAGCGCTGGTGGGATTGGTGCTGGCCGATCAAGTGCTCGATCTTGCTTATCGACCCGAGGTGCTGTTGGCGGTATGGGGCGCCTTGCTGGGGGGTGTCGGCGTGGGCCTGGCCGGCCTCTGGGGGAGCGGATCGGTACTCCGCCAATCCCCGATGGCCGTGCTGCGCCAGCTCTAGGCGAATCAGCTCGATAGCGTACCGATCTGCGCGGTGGGTAGTGGGGCCGGTGCCTCATCTTCCCACGGCAGGGTGGGCAGTTGGTTGAAGGCGAGGCAGATCCCCTCGTTCCAACTGTCGCGCAACGCAATGAGGTAAGGGTCCTCAGCCTCGAATTTTTGGTACTCACCGATCTGCAGCGCATCCCTACGGTAGGTTGCCACTTCAAAGGGGGGGCCGACGGTGATGTTGGATCGCCACGTCGCGTCGAGCGACACCAGCGCCAACCGCGCACCCTCCTCCAGCGACAATTCGGGTTTGACGATGCGATCCAGCGCCGGTTTTCCGTATTTGCTCTCGCCGATCTGCAGAAAGGGTGTTTCGAGCGAGGAGTGGATGTAGTTGCCCTGCGGGTAGATCAGCATCATCCCGTGGGGCTGACCCAGAATCTGGCCGCCGAGAATCAACGTCGTTTCACCGCTGACGCCGCTCTGCTGGAGAGCATTTCCGTGCTCACGCTGCACTTCGAGGCTGACACGACCAACGTAGTCGGCTGCTTCAAAGAGGTAACGGGCGTCGAGCAGATTGCCGTTGGGCCCGGGATGATCCAGATCACGCTGAATGTGGTTCATCACCTCCTGGGTCGTCGCCAGGTTGCCGGCGGAGAGGATGACGAACAGACGATCAGGCGCCGGATTAAAGACGTACATCTTGCTGTAGGTGGTGACATAATCCACGCCCGCGTTGGTGCGCGAATCGCTGGCGAAGACCAGGCCGTCATCGACACAGATGCCAAGGCAATAAGTCATGGTTACGCGTACCTCGAGTTATGAAACACAATTGCAACGCCGCTCATTCTAATCAGGTGTCTGCCTGCTGTCATATTGAATCTCATGGCACGCCGCCGCGAGCTTGACTACCATTGAACCTATATGGCCATCACAATTTCCCTGACCCATCGCACCGAATACCGTTTCGACCGACTGGTTTCATTAGCGCCCCACATCATCAGGCTGCGCCCGGCACCTCACACCCGCACGCCGGTGCATCGTTATGCGCTGAAGATCGAACCGGCGGATCATTTCATCAACTGGCAGCAGGATCCGTTCGGTAATTATCTGGCACGGGTGGTTTTTCCGAAGAAGACTC is a genomic window of Pseudomonadota bacterium containing:
- a CDS encoding ABC transporter permease; translation: MRQLISAPFGKVGRLGLQALRREWRAGEVRVLALALVVAVGAVSSVGFFTDRVEKALAQRAVALLAADRVVLSRAPIDTAWIDEARRRGLRTEQVMEFRSVVMGAARPQLAEIKAVGPDYPLRGTLRASDAPYTADVPTQSPPERGTLWSEARMLGLLDVAMGDTVGVGESALRVSRILAYEPDRATGFFGIAPRVMMRIEDVAATELIQPGSRARYRLLLAGSEPELEGYRRWLEPRLADGQRFEAVSEARPQLQTALDRAGKFLGLAALVSVLLCGVAVAAAARRHAERQSDTAAVLRCLGAAQRTVLGIYAVKLAGLGVLASAVGCLLGYLGQAGIAGILGDLLGGDLPAPSWRPVGFGMAVGLVTLAGFGLPPIVRLRQVPPLRVLRRDLGAPPLSALGLYGLGALALAGLMLWISRDPPLTIWLLAGTAGTLLLLGGGAWLLVRLLAPLRKRVGVALRFGLAGIARRPADSVVQVMAFGVGIMALLLLSVVRNDLLDVWQQRVPPEAPNHFLINIPPSQVGAVTEWFGEQGIVGVSLHAMSHARLDSINGADAGAWQGLNEHGRHWLQQGFNLSWAEQPQQDNRIISGRWWRGDELTQSLLSVEQRMAENLGIGLGDRLVFRVADQPVELTVANIRSVEWDNFRVNFFLVTTPSALADLPATYVTSVYLPPDRKGVLTDLVRNFPSITVFDVEAILNQVRSVIGQVVKAVEFVFLFTLVAGVVVLYAALQSSLEERLQEGAVLRALGAKRGQLRLGLLGEYVTLGLLAGLLAAFAAALVGLVLADQVLDLAYRPEVLLAVWGALLGGVGVGLAGLWGSGSVLRQSPMAVLRQL
- a CDS encoding 20S proteasome subunit A/B, whose protein sequence is MTYCLGICVDDGLVFASDSRTNAGVDYVTTYSKMYVFNPAPDRLFVILSAGNLATTQEVMNHIQRDLDHPGPNGNLLDARYLFEAADYVGRVSLEVQREHGNALQQSGVSGETTLILGGQILGQPHGMMLIYPQGNYIHSSLETPFLQIGESKYGKPALDRIVKPELSLEEGARLALVSLDATWRSNITVGPPFEVATYRRDALQIGEYQKFEAEDPYLIALRDSWNEGICLAFNQLPTLPWEDEAPAPLPTAQIGTLSS
- a CDS encoding ATP-binding cassette domain-containing protein, translating into MLKISSTPILQAEKLGQQVHAPGGDLVILHDIDLMIHAGEAVAIVGPSGSGKSTLLGLLAGLDIPTSGRVSLAGVDLGTLDEDGRAALRAERVGFVFQSFQLLAGLTALENVMLPLELAGRPAATTTARTILDRVGLGARTDHYPQQLSGGEQQRVAIARAFVTEPQLLFADEPTGNLDRATGETVIELLFSLNREHGTTLVLVTHDTALTHFCDRTLELIDGRFASEAACAN